A single window of Methanomicrobiales archaeon DNA harbors:
- a CDS encoding sugar-specific transcriptional regulator TrmB, with protein sequence MSRVLERRRTFLRLIRQFTLDAGSFTVHDLADAAAVPRSTAQDWINRLIEERCILLLEEKRGRQAARYAATSVIPSSTCRRIFTTLDGDRVEIYHECMSGGCAAFCEFHHRQAEGVLVGVKRDGALLRESARLGMEEVEIGPYPSPAVGVRGVERRGDWIVQHIRCFGGPAYSLTEMMSRARGVCDVRIRRIGNIVEGEIYTRALVHVAIGIDDTDSAEEGATFALALALLQHLGGMEGIIPIGHRVVMLYPYLPEKTAGNSCSCIDLAVEPARQDRILDRAQRFVEDEVISAEWGIAVKCGFIVSPPLRDFGMQVRRGRVERADAERVARDHGIQLCGGRGVIGALAAVALRDLDTAALLDPMQNSARP encoded by the coding sequence ATGTCAAGGGTGCTTGAGAGGAGACGAACGTTCCTTCGGCTGATACGGCAGTTCACCCTGGACGCCGGCTCGTTCACCGTGCACGATCTGGCCGACGCGGCGGCGGTCCCGCGGAGCACGGCGCAGGACTGGATCAACCGCCTCATCGAGGAGCGGTGCATCCTCTTGCTGGAGGAGAAGCGCGGGAGGCAGGCGGCGAGGTACGCCGCCACGAGCGTGATCCCCTCCAGCACCTGCCGGCGGATCTTCACCACCCTGGACGGCGATCGGGTGGAGATCTACCACGAGTGCATGAGCGGGGGCTGCGCCGCGTTCTGCGAGTTCCACCACCGCCAGGCGGAGGGCGTGCTTGTCGGGGTGAAGAGGGACGGGGCGCTCCTGCGGGAATCCGCCCGGCTCGGCATGGAAGAGGTCGAGATCGGGCCCTATCCCTCCCCGGCCGTAGGCGTGCGGGGTGTGGAGAGGAGGGGCGACTGGATCGTCCAGCATATCCGCTGCTTCGGCGGACCTGCCTATTCCCTGACGGAGATGATGTCCCGCGCCCGCGGTGTATGCGACGTGCGGATCCGGCGGATCGGGAATATCGTTGAGGGGGAGATCTACACCCGCGCCCTGGTCCATGTGGCCATCGGGATCGACGATACGGACAGTGCGGAGGAGGGTGCGACCTTTGCGCTTGCTCTGGCGCTCCTCCAGCACCTGGGAGGGATGGAGGGGATCATCCCGATCGGGCACCGCGTCGTCATGCTCTACCCGTATCTCCCGGAGAAGACGGCCGGCAACTCCTGCAGCTGCATCGACCTGGCAGTGGAGCCGGCCCGCCAGGATCGGATACTGGACAGGGCGCAGCGGTTCGTCGAGGACGAGGTAATCTCTGCGGAATGGGGGATTGCCGTAAAATGCGGCTTCATCGTCTCCCCGCCTCTCCGCGACTTTGGCATGCAGGTGAGACGGGGGCGGGTGGAGAGGGCGGATGCCGAGAGGGTTGCCCGCGATCACGGCATCCAGCTGTGCGGCGGCAGAGGGGTGATCGGGGCCCTGGCAGCGGTGGCGCTTCGGGATCTCGATACCGCCGCGCTCCTCGATCCGATGCAGAACAGTGCCCGCCCGTGA
- a CDS encoding response regulator, translating into MSEKGNSTDILLVEDNPHDVELILHVFSWCNLSDRVHVAWDGKEALDFIFGTGAYGGRDVRDKPKVIFLDLKLPKVDGIEVLRRLKMSDETRTIPVVVLTSSSEDRDILESYSLGANSYVVKPVNFDQFAAAIRELGLYWRSLNLPPRKEGIQERSGRENL; encoded by the coding sequence ATGAGTGAGAAGGGAAATTCCACGGATATTCTCCTGGTCGAGGACAACCCTCACGACGTGGAGCTGATCCTCCACGTCTTCTCCTGGTGCAACCTGAGCGACCGTGTTCACGTGGCATGGGACGGCAAAGAAGCGCTGGACTTCATCTTCGGCACGGGGGCATACGGGGGGCGGGACGTGCGGGACAAACCCAAGGTCATCTTCCTTGACCTCAAGCTCCCGAAAGTGGACGGCATCGAGGTTCTCCGCCGCCTGAAGATGAGCGACGAGACGCGGACCATTCCGGTGGTGGTGCTCACCTCCTCGAGCGAGGACCGGGACATCCTCGAGAGTTACAGCCTGGGGGCGAACAGCTACGTGGTCAAACCGGTGAACTTCGACCAGTTCGCAGCAGCGATACGGGAACTGGGGCTGTACTGGCGCTCGCTCAACCTCCCGCCCCGGAAAGAGGGGATCCAGGAGCGATCCGGCAGGGAGAATCTCTGA